In the Clostridium beijerinckii genome, one interval contains:
- a CDS encoding branched-chain amino acid ABC transporter permease — MNNKNKFLNIALIAIVFLLLFVANNSLDSYKIRILNLCAIYTVLGLSLNLINGFTGLFSLGHAGFVAVGAYTTALLTMSEKVKNQNFFMEPLMAPFNHISVPFIVALLIAGLLSAFIAVLIGAPALRLKGDYLAIVTLGFAEIIRIVITNIQGLTNGALGLRGIPHMTNLYWSFGVAIVTIIILLSLINSSYGRALKSIREDEIAAESMGISLFKHKVIGFAIGAFFAGVGGGLLGNLMGTIDPNMFKFSLTFNILLIIVIGGMGSVTGTVISAFIVTILGEALRFLDMEKQFDLGIFSFSGIPGLRMVIFSILLMIIVLFFRHGIMGTKEFSWKSIFKYSNNKPLEEGGDK; from the coding sequence ATGAACAATAAAAATAAATTTTTAAATATAGCTCTTATTGCAATTGTATTTTTACTCTTATTTGTTGCAAATAATAGCTTAGACTCTTATAAAATTAGAATTTTAAATTTATGTGCAATATATACAGTTCTTGGATTAAGCTTAAATCTAATAAATGGATTTACAGGATTGTTTTCATTAGGACATGCAGGCTTTGTAGCGGTAGGTGCTTATACAACTGCATTGCTTACAATGAGTGAAAAAGTTAAAAATCAAAATTTCTTTATGGAACCATTAATGGCGCCTTTTAATCATATATCGGTACCGTTTATTGTAGCATTGTTAATAGCTGGTCTTTTATCCGCATTTATAGCAGTTTTAATAGGTGCTCCGGCTTTAAGGCTTAAGGGTGACTATTTGGCTATTGTTACTTTAGGATTTGCAGAAATTATAAGAATAGTTATTACTAATATACAAGGTCTAACCAATGGAGCTTTGGGTCTTCGTGGTATTCCTCATATGACAAACCTATATTGGAGCTTTGGAGTAGCAATTGTGACAATAATAATATTGCTGTCGCTTATAAATAGTTCATATGGAAGAGCTCTAAAATCAATTAGAGAAGATGAGATTGCAGCTGAAAGTATGGGGATAAGTTTATTCAAACACAAAGTAATAGGATTCGCTATTGGTGCTTTTTTTGCCGGAGTTGGAGGTGGATTACTTGGGAACTTAATGGGAACAATTGATCCTAATATGTTTAAGTTCAGCCTTACGTTCAATATACTCCTTATAATAGTTATTGGAGGAATGGGAAGCGTTACAGGAACAGTTATATCAGCTTTCATCGTAACAATACTTGGAGAAGCTTTAAGATTTTTGGATATGGAAAAGCAATTTGATTTAGGAATCTTTAGTTTTTCAGGGATACCAGGACTTAGAATGGTTATTTTCTCAATTTTGCTTATGATAATAGTATTATTCTTTAGACATGGAATAATGGGCACAAAAGAATTTTCGTGGAAATCAATATTTAAATATTCTAATAACAAACCTCTAGAAGAAGGAGGGGACAAGTAA
- a CDS encoding ABC transporter ATP-binding protein: MALLNVQNATMQFGGLTAVKDFNLQINQGEIISLIGPNGAGKTTAFNMITNVYTPTRGKIIFNDTNITGMRQDKITQTGIARTFQNIRLFKDLSVLDNVLIGNHVHIKSNCIEAMLKLPRYKREEKEMVEKSLELLKEVGLEKLKNEKASSLPYGMQRKLEIARALATNPKLLLLDEPAAGMNPTETDELTDFVREIKDKFDLTIFMIEHHMNMVMGLSDRIQVFEYGITIAEGTPSEIQNDKKVIDAYLGVAEDD; the protein is encoded by the coding sequence ATGGCACTATTAAACGTACAAAATGCGACTATGCAGTTTGGAGGACTTACGGCTGTAAAAGACTTTAACCTTCAAATTAATCAAGGAGAAATAATTTCCTTAATTGGACCTAATGGGGCTGGTAAAACTACAGCCTTTAATATGATCACTAATGTGTATACTCCTACAAGAGGAAAAATAATCTTTAATGATACTAATATTACTGGAATGAGACAAGATAAAATAACTCAAACTGGTATAGCAAGAACATTTCAAAACATAAGACTTTTTAAAGATTTGAGTGTACTTGACAATGTTTTAATAGGAAATCATGTTCATATTAAGTCAAACTGCATTGAAGCGATGTTAAAGCTTCCTAGATATAAAAGAGAAGAAAAAGAAATGGTTGAGAAATCTTTAGAGCTTTTAAAAGAAGTAGGTCTTGAAAAGTTAAAAAATGAGAAAGCAAGTTCTCTTCCATACGGTATGCAGAGAAAACTTGAAATAGCAAGAGCGCTTGCTACTAATCCGAAGCTTCTTCTTCTTGATGAACCAGCAGCAGGAATGAATCCCACAGAAACTGATGAACTTACAGATTTTGTTAGAGAAATTAAGGATAAATTTGATTTAACTATATTTATGATAGAGCATCATATGAATATGGTTATGGGATTATCAGATAGAATACAGGTTTTTGAATATGGAATTACTATAGCTGAAGGTACACCTTCTGAAATACAAAACGATAAAAAGGTTATAGATGCATATTTGGGGGTAGCTGAAGATGATTAA
- a CDS encoding ABC transporter substrate-binding protein produces the protein MKKKISLILALAMTTTFTLAGCSKSNTKANIDSDVIKIGVFEPMTGANAAGGQLEVEGVKLANKLYPTVNGKKVELVFADNKSDKVEAASAASNLVEQEQVNAIIGSWGSGNSMAAGDVVQDAKVPAVAASATNPLVTAGNDYYFRVCFIDPFQGTVMAKYAANKLQAKKVALLQEVSSDYSVGICKFFTDEFIKITGDKDAIIAKANYNTGDQDFTAQLTNIKSSNPDVIFAPGNFTEGAMIIKQARQLGITTPIIGGDTWETPEFLDIGKEDVDGTVFSTFFASETPITNESKVFLDEYRKEYNKEPAAVSALSYDAYLVILDAIKRANSIDPVKIRDEIAKTKNFPGAAGVITIDQNNNAVKDAVLKIVKDGKFTYLDTIKPEEN, from the coding sequence ATGAAGAAAAAAATTTCTTTGATTTTGGCGCTGGCTATGACAACTACATTTACGCTGGCGGGATGTTCAAAATCAAATACTAAAGCAAATATAGACAGCGATGTTATAAAAATTGGTGTATTTGAGCCAATGACTGGTGCTAACGCAGCTGGGGGACAGCTAGAAGTAGAAGGCGTAAAACTTGCGAACAAGCTCTATCCAACAGTTAATGGTAAAAAAGTTGAACTGGTTTTTGCAGATAATAAATCAGACAAAGTTGAAGCGGCTAGTGCAGCATCTAATCTTGTGGAGCAGGAACAAGTTAATGCAATTATAGGAAGCTGGGGAAGTGGAAATTCTATGGCGGCAGGAGATGTTGTACAAGATGCCAAGGTTCCAGCAGTTGCAGCCTCAGCTACAAATCCTCTTGTAACAGCTGGTAATGATTATTACTTTAGAGTTTGTTTTATAGATCCTTTTCAAGGAACTGTTATGGCAAAATATGCAGCAAATAAATTGCAAGCTAAAAAAGTAGCTTTACTTCAAGAGGTTTCAAGTGATTACTCAGTTGGAATTTGTAAGTTCTTTACTGATGAATTTATAAAGATTACAGGAGATAAAGATGCAATTATAGCTAAAGCTAACTATAATACAGGTGATCAGGATTTTACAGCTCAACTAACAAATATAAAGAGCAGTAATCCAGATGTGATTTTTGCTCCAGGTAATTTTACAGAAGGAGCTATGATAATAAAACAAGCAAGACAGCTTGGAATAACTACTCCAATAATTGGAGGAGATACTTGGGAAACTCCAGAATTTTTAGATATAGGTAAAGAAGATGTTGATGGAACAGTATTTTCTACTTTTTTTGCAAGTGAGACTCCTATAACTAACGAATCAAAAGTCTTTCTTGATGAATATAGAAAAGAATATAATAAAGAACCAGCAGCGGTTTCAGCTTTATCATATGATGCATATCTAGTAATTTTAGATGCAATTAAGAGAGCTAATTCGATAGATCCAGTAAAGATTAGAGATGAAATTGCAAAAACCAAGAATTTTCCTGGTGCTGCAGGAGTAATAACTATAGATCAAAATAACAATGCAGTAAAAGATGCAGTTTTAAAGATAGTTAAAGATGGTAAATTTACTTATCTTGATACAATAAAACCTGAAGAAAATTAA
- a CDS encoding ABC transporter ATP-binding protein: MIKIDNLVVAYGGIEALKGISLEVPEGKIVTLVGANGAGKSTTLKSIVGLVKPKSGTMNLDDGTDLTKLNTELMVKKGIALVPEGRKVFSDLTVLENLKIGAYTRKDKSGIQEDLEKVYSLFPRLKERTWQLSGTLSGGEQQMLAIGRALMSRPKLIMMDEPSLGLAPIIVKELFGIIKKINEEGMTVLLIEQNANAALKIADIGYIMETGRITLSGSGQELLSNDEIKKAYLGEAL; encoded by the coding sequence ATGATTAAAATTGATAATTTAGTAGTCGCCTATGGTGGAATTGAAGCGTTAAAAGGAATAAGCTTAGAGGTACCAGAGGGGAAGATCGTAACTTTAGTTGGTGCTAACGGAGCAGGAAAAAGTACTACATTAAAATCTATAGTAGGTCTAGTTAAACCAAAGAGTGGAACTATGAATTTGGATGATGGAACTGATTTAACTAAGCTTAATACAGAACTTATGGTGAAAAAAGGAATAGCATTAGTTCCAGAAGGAAGAAAAGTTTTTTCAGATCTTACAGTACTGGAAAATTTAAAAATAGGCGCTTATACAAGAAAGGATAAATCAGGTATTCAAGAAGACTTGGAAAAGGTATATTCACTTTTTCCAAGACTTAAGGAGAGAACTTGGCAATTATCGGGAACTCTTTCAGGAGGTGAGCAACAAATGCTTGCAATAGGAAGAGCACTTATGTCAAGACCAAAGTTAATAATGATGGATGAGCCTTCTTTAGGACTTGCACCAATAATCGTAAAAGAATTATTTGGAATTATAAAGAAAATTAATGAAGAAGGCATGACAGTTCTACTAATTGAGCAAAATGCAAATGCAGCTTTAAAAATAGCTGATATTGGCTATATTATGGAAACTGGAAGAATAACACTAAGTGGCTCAGGGCAAGAATTACTTTCTAATGATGAAATTAAAAAAGCTTATCTTGGTGAAGCTTTGTAA
- a CDS encoding branched-chain amino acid ABC transporter permease, which produces MTLMNLSTFMQNLANGISLGSLYALIAIGYTMVYGILKLINFAHGDIFMMAAYFGFFGVATFGLPWYFAFIIAVVITAFLGMGIEFTAYRPLRNAPKISALISAIGVSFLLENLAVVLFGGRPKAFPDVKLFTDVIVIGGISIQRLTFIIPVVTIVILFVLLHLVNNTNIGMAMRAASKDVETARLMGINVNKTISFTFAIGSGLAAVGSMMWCVKYPQIVALMGMMPGLKCFIAAVIGGIGDIKGAVIGGFILGLAEIMLIGFFPGLTGYRDALAFILLIVILLFKPTGIMGKNLTEKV; this is translated from the coding sequence ATGACTTTAATGAATTTAAGCACATTTATGCAAAATTTAGCAAATGGTATCTCACTAGGAAGTTTATACGCACTTATAGCCATAGGATATACTATGGTCTATGGAATATTAAAACTTATAAATTTTGCGCATGGAGATATATTTATGATGGCTGCATATTTCGGATTTTTCGGAGTTGCAACATTTGGACTACCTTGGTACTTTGCTTTTATAATCGCAGTGGTTATAACAGCATTCCTTGGAATGGGAATTGAATTCACTGCTTATAGACCGTTAAGAAATGCACCTAAGATTTCAGCTTTGATTTCAGCTATTGGTGTATCCTTCTTACTTGAAAATTTAGCGGTTGTTTTATTTGGAGGAAGACCTAAAGCATTTCCAGATGTGAAGCTATTTACAGATGTAATAGTTATAGGTGGAATTTCAATTCAAAGACTTACTTTTATAATTCCAGTTGTTACAATAGTAATACTATTTGTTTTATTACACTTAGTTAATAATACGAATATTGGTATGGCAATGAGAGCAGCTTCAAAAGATGTTGAAACTGCAAGACTTATGGGGATAAATGTAAATAAGACAATATCATTTACTTTCGCTATTGGATCGGGATTAGCTGCAGTAGGTTCTATGATGTGGTGTGTGAAATATCCACAAATAGTTGCACTTATGGGAATGATGCCAGGTCTTAAATGTTTTATAGCCGCTGTAATTGGTGGTATAGGAGATATTAAGGGAGCAGTTATTGGTGGTTTTATACTTGGACTAGCTGAAATTATGTTAATTGGATTTTTCCCTGGACTTACAGGGTATAGGGATGCTTTAGCATTTATACTATTAATCGTAATATTGCTATTTAAGCCTACAGGAATAATGGGAAAAAATTTAACAGAGAAGGTGTAA